One genomic region from Chondrinema litorale encodes:
- a CDS encoding RagB/SusD family nutrient uptake outer membrane protein, with translation MKKILKYNLILLILMMFSCEDVLEEKVYSQLAPENFLTTDEGVRSVLFSSYSQAYLNGYSHHSVRNILEWCTDIEWETGGGENLTAVLMIGFTWDPTVGWMYGDMWQKPYRGVRNANIVIENLEGSEIPEDSRTLYLAEARFLRALSYNYMYSWFGPVPLRKSTEDDLELPRATDTEMQEYIESELLASISGLPEPGSEEWGGRATKGAARSVLTKFYLNTKQWQKAADMAKEVMDMGSYALYPDIEQLFRVENEVNTEFILSYPQIAGGPGCNYMNGAFPPGFASHPATGLTFQTSWRNWAAQYRLYDNFYNTFEEGDLRKNLIVDSYINGGGETVSLLDANNTRSFKYWPDPNGTGNEHGNDVAAIRYSDILLSRAEALNELNGPNQESIDLINQVRERAGLEDIVLSDFGSTEALRMHLLDERGWEFYSEGLRREDQIRMGTFISSAIERGVTNAKETHKLFPIPQSALDANPMLVQNDGY, from the coding sequence ATGAAAAAGATATTAAAATATAATTTGATACTTCTGATATTGATGATGTTCTCTTGTGAAGACGTATTGGAAGAAAAAGTATATTCTCAATTAGCACCCGAAAACTTTCTTACTACAGACGAAGGTGTGCGGTCTGTTTTATTCTCCTCTTATTCTCAGGCATATCTCAATGGATATTCGCACCATAGTGTTAGAAATATTTTAGAGTGGTGTACAGATATTGAGTGGGAAACTGGTGGCGGTGAAAACCTCACCGCTGTGTTAATGATTGGTTTCACTTGGGACCCGACAGTAGGTTGGATGTATGGAGATATGTGGCAAAAGCCTTACAGAGGAGTGAGAAATGCCAACATCGTAATTGAAAACCTAGAGGGTTCAGAAATTCCAGAAGATAGCAGAACACTGTATTTAGCCGAAGCCAGATTTTTACGAGCACTTTCTTATAATTATATGTACTCATGGTTTGGTCCAGTGCCGCTAAGAAAAAGTACCGAAGACGATTTGGAACTCCCAAGAGCTACAGATACAGAAATGCAGGAATATATTGAATCTGAATTGTTGGCTTCTATTTCTGGTCTACCAGAACCGGGCAGCGAAGAATGGGGCGGAAGAGCTACTAAAGGAGCTGCACGTTCAGTACTGACTAAATTTTACCTCAATACCAAGCAATGGCAAAAAGCAGCCGATATGGCAAAAGAGGTAATGGATATGGGGAGTTATGCACTATACCCAGATATCGAGCAATTATTTAGAGTAGAAAATGAAGTAAATACGGAGTTTATTCTTAGCTATCCGCAAATTGCTGGTGGCCCCGGTTGCAACTATATGAATGGCGCATTTCCTCCGGGTTTTGCAAGTCATCCGGCAACGGGTTTAACTTTCCAAACTTCTTGGAGAAACTGGGCTGCACAGTATCGTTTGTACGACAATTTTTATAATACTTTCGAGGAAGGCGATCTTAGAAAAAATCTCATTGTAGATTCTTACATCAATGGTGGTGGTGAAACAGTTTCTTTGCTAGATGCCAATAATACGAGGTCATTCAAGTATTGGCCAGATCCAAATGGCACAGGTAATGAGCATGGAAATGATGTTGCTGCAATTCGTTATTCAGACATTTTACTTTCCAGAGCAGAAGCGCTAAACGAGCTAAATGGTCCTAACCAAGAATCTATTGATTTAATAAACCAAGTGAGAGAGCGAGCAGGTTTGGAAGATATCGTATTGAGTGATTTTGGAAGTACCGAAGCATTAAGAATGCACTTGTTAGATGAAAGAGGCTGGGAGTTTTACTCAGAAGGTTTAAGAAGAGAAGACCAGATTAGAATGGGAACTTTCATTTCTTCTGCGATAGAAAGAGGAGTTACCAATGCAAAAGAAACACACAAATTATTCCCAATTCCGCAATCTGCATTAGATGCAAATCCGATGTTGGTGCAAAACGATGGGTATTAA